The stretch of DNA CAACCGACCTCTATAAACACCTAAACTTCCTACCAATCTACAGACTTCTCTCTCGGCCTAGGCTGATGCAGCCTCGAGTCTTCAGAAGTTGTTCCTGAGGCTTGTCGCGTTGTTCCACCCCCGCTCCTTGTCCCTGTTCTGCTGCACCCTCTGCCCagcaccgccgctcaccggtaCTCGCCGTGCCGCCTTGCGCGCGCCATCAGTGCCCTGTGTGGTGGCGATGACACTGGCTTTCCTCCCAGCTTGTGCAGCCATTGTCGGCCTGATGATCACCTTCTTCTGCAGGCTTCGCCGCAGGATGCTGTTGATCCTCTTGCTCCGGCTTCCCTTGTCATTGGAGACAACCGGAGGAGAGCACAGCGGTGGTGAGGACAAATTCTCCGTGATATTGTCAAGCGGTGGCGGCACCACTGCTGCATTCTTGGCTGCAGGCAGCGGCATCAGCGAGTTCCGCCGCGGAAGTGGTATCAGCGATGTCCTACGTGAGGTTTGGTTCATTGGCTGCGGGTAAGCTCCACCGTTGCACAATGAGACTCGTCTCGCTTTTGCCATCTGTGGCAGCTGCCCAGCTTCAGGGTTATTCTCCTTCTCCTCCCCGAGAGACATCAGCTGCTTGAAGCTGTAAGTGTCAGTGTTGCTGTCAGAGAACATCTGCTTCGCGATCCCAAAGTCTTTGCGTGCTGCTGATGGCTTCTCTGCTGTGGAGTTGAGGTTCCTCTCGGCCATTACGCTTCTCAGGTACGACCCCTCTTCCTTCAAGATATGCTGTTTCTGCAGATGGTCTTGAGCAATCTTGTTGTCAACATGCTGCCGAGCTATTTTTCTTTCAACTAGCAGCTGTGATTCCAGCTCTTTGATCTGGAAAGAGTTTAAAAGTAACAACAAATATATCAATTCTTTATTCTCATTTCAGATTTCAATACACACATCGGCAAATACAACACCACATTTCACAAATTCTGTATAGTAATTGAATAATCTTTCACCATCTATGAAAAAGAATAACAAGTCCTATGCATTTTTCTTCAGAATAAAAAAAACAAGTCCTATGCATAGTAATTTCAAGTTgacatccatcaaaattattaatGCTGGGAACCTTCTAGGGTCATCATGGCATCATGGTATGGCATAAAAAGATAGATCAAATGTTTCACGATCATTCAAAGAGGCATTCAGGTACAACATCAAGTTTTATGATACGAAGCAAATTACTACTCTCGAGCAGGTGGTGCAAAAGGAAGAAGCTAATGGCATCAAGAAGCTATGCCTGATGTACCTTCTCTTGGAGATTCATAGTGAGCAAGTCTTTGGCCTTGTTCTTTGCTTCAAGTGATTGGATTGTTTCTTCCATGCTTTTAATCTGAGCATCTTTATTCTTACTATCCTGCTTGGCTCTCCCAACCTGGCAGAACCAGTAGCTTGTTAGAGTGGAATAGACTTAAAAAAGCTTACATAACATGCAGATATTGGCAGAATACTACTGTACCATGAGCTTGTATCTTGACAATTCTCCGACATCAACTTGCTTTCTTGCTTGTCCAAGCTCTATTCCTCGCACTCTGCTAGCGAAGTTCAGTGAGCAAAGAGTTTCACCTACGTCATTCTCATTTGGGCTGATTTGAACAAACATTAGAGTCTTGGAATCTCCACCTGTATTGCTTACACTGAATTATAAAACTAAATAAGAGCAAACGATTCTACCATCCTAATAAAGAAATAGCTTACGTACTCAATGAGTCTTGAAGCAAGTGTGTTAGCTTCGAATTCCTGAAATTTGAAAAAACAATCATATGTCTATGGGTTCGTATAACCAACGATGTAAGTTTCAGTTGAAGACTAATTTTAAAAAAAAGCACTACAATTTAAATACCTAAAAGGGATATGCGGGGTCCTTGTTGCAAGAGCAGATATGACATCACCAAGTGCAGAGAGTGATTTATTGATGTTCTGTGCTTCTTTCAACCTTTCTCCTTGCGCATCTGTCTTTGCTACCCGCTCACTTCCGGCGAGGTCAATTAGCCATAATTTGCTCTTTGTGCATTCTCCATTGATCAAGTTTTCTCCTTTGACCATCACACAG from Panicum hallii strain FIL2 chromosome 3, PHallii_v3.1, whole genome shotgun sequence encodes:
- the LOC112886629 gene encoding kinesin-like protein KIN-14R; amino-acid sequence: MRENVLKTRECREAQESLRDLQMELMRKSMYVGSLASAVEGQVKEKSRLCHFVNELSEKFKVLKLEHQNLRQESLEYKKCVLDATQMSKTIQQYVNQYATLECEFKDLKEKFSDEAKERKDLYNKLIELKGNIRVFCRCRPLNAEEIAEGASMAIDFESAKDGELIVKGHVSSKKVFKFDSVFSPEEDQEKVFEKTAPFATSVLDGFNVCIFAYGQTGTGKTFTMEGIEGARGVNYRTLEELFRIIKEREGIFLYEITVSVLEVYNEQIHDLLLTGSQPGATTKRLEVRQVAEGVHHVPGLVEARVTNMNEAWEVLQTGSKARVVGSTNANEHSSRSHCIHCVMVKGENLINGECTKSKLWLIDLAGSERVAKTDAQGERLKEAQNINKSLSALGDVISALATRTPHIPFRNSKLTHLLQDSLSGDSKTLMFVQISPNENDVGETLCSLNFASRVRGIELGQARKQVDVGELSRYKLMVGRAKQDSKNKDAQIKSMEETIQSLEAKNKAKDLLTMNLQEKIKELESQLLVERKIARQHVDNKIAQDHLQKQHILKEEGSYLRSVMAERNLNSTAEKPSAARKDFGIAKQMFSDSNTDTYSFKQLMSLGEEKENNPEAGQLPQMAKARRVSLCNGGAYPQPMNQTSRRTSLIPLPRRNSLMPLPAAKNAAVVPPPLDNITENLSSPPLCSPPVVSNDKGSRSKRINSILRRSLQKKVIIRPTMAAQAGRKASVIATTQGTDGARKAARRVPVSGGAGQRVQQNRDKERGWNNATSLRNNF